One genomic window of Cydia pomonella isolate Wapato2018A chromosome 6, ilCydPomo1, whole genome shotgun sequence includes the following:
- the LOC133518988 gene encoding negative elongation factor D, which yields MPSQFEEERVWEGSNHNHFEEDGGEDVIENPEEVLQECLEKFKTPDYIMEPGIFGQLKRYFQAGGNPEQVIEQLSINYNAVAQMANLLAEWLILGGVKVTEVQAMVENHLKDMILKTFDPKKADTIFTEEGETPAWLTEMIEHPTWRSLIYRLAEEYPDCLMLNFTIKLISDAGFQGEITSISTAAQQIEVFSRVLKSAIVGFLQSSDDWQNSVNECAKMVCHGAHTYVYSQVIVHILSQEPRGGAIMKRLSQEITRCAQQSGHDVTPITLALTTGDSWRGARTALAAMLSRGALNPADISVLFRVYTQPDPPPVHLLRIPQFLELLVDALFKLGSKLNPEHKSKYMYLLAYAASVCEGHAGRPVKDELKATVQAIEKVHAVCGSSASSSELIAELPTLYHCIRFPVVGMGVLVWVECVVTEPSYFKLCTEHCPVHLALLDEVASCHQLLHHRLLRLLVQLFESPQDELEILVQLELKKMLLDRMVNLLSRGCVVPVLRYIKQCWQRGDTDISLIRYFITEVLDAIAPPYTPEFVQLVLPMVENEEITGTMRAEGENDPVSEFIVHCKAHYVVV from the exons ATGCCAAGTCAATTTGAAGAAGAGCGAGTGTGGGAGGGTTCCAATCATAACCATTTTGAG GAAGACGGTGGGGAAGATGTTATTGAAAATCCAGAAGAAGTGTTACAGGAATGCCTTGAGAAATTTAAAACTCCCGATTATATTATGGAACCTGGTATTTTTGGACAATTAAAACGGTACTTCCAAGCTGGCGGGAACCCAGAGCAAGTGATTGAACAGTTATCAATTAACTATAATGCCGTTGCCCAAATGGCAAATCTGTTGGCAGAGTGGCTTATACTTGGAG GTGTTAAGGTAACTGAAGTGCAAGCAATGGTCGAAAACCACTTAAAAGATATGATTCTTAAAACATTTGATCCAAAGAAAGCAGATACCATATTCACAGAGGAGGGAGAG ACTCCTGCTTGGCTGACTGAGATGATAGAACACCCTACATGGAGATCATTGATATACAGGCTGGCAGAGGAATACCCTGATTGTCTTATGCTTAACTTCACAATTAAG TTAATTTCTGATGCTGGCTTTCAAGGTGAAATTACCAGTATATCTACAGCAGCCCAACAGATAGAAGTATTCTCTCGGGTGCTCAAGTCTGCAATAGTTGGCTTTCTTCAGAGTTCTGATGATTGGCAAAACAGTGTAAATGAATGTGCA AAAATGGTGTGCCACGGGGCCCACACGTACGTGTACAGCCAGGTCATAGTGCACATACTGTCCCAGGAACCTCGAGGCGGTGCTATTATGAAACGGCTTAGTCAAGAAATTACGCGATGTGCACAACAAag CGGTCACGACGTGACGCCCATCACGCTGGCGCTGACTACGGGCGACAGCtggcgcggcgcgcgcacggCGCTGGCCGCCATGCTGTCGCGCGGCGCGCTCAACCCCGCCGACATCTCCGTGTTGTTCCGCGTCTACACGCAGCCCGACCCGCCGCCCGTGCATTTACTGCGCATCCCACAGTTCTTGG AACTCCTGGTGGACGCCTTATTTAAACTAGGAAGCAAACTAAACCCGGAGCACAAGTCAAAGTACATGTACTTGCTGGCGTACGCCGCGAGCGTGTGCGAGGGCCACGCGGGGCGACCGGTGAAGGACGAGCTGAAGGCCACGGTGCAGGCCATCGAGAAAGTGCACGCCGTGTGCGGCAGCTCCGCCAGTTCCAGCGAACTCATTGCTGAACTGCCTACTCTGTACCACTGTATAAG ATTTCCAGTAGTAGGCATGGGAGTACTGGTATGGGTGGAGTGTGTCGTAACAGAACCGTCGTACTTCAAGCTGTGCACGGAGCACTGTCCCGTGCACCTGGCGTTGCTGGACGAGGTGGCCTCCTGCCACCAGCTGCTGCATCACAGGCTGTTGAGGCTGCTCGTCCAGTTGTTTGAATCTCCGCAAGACGAATTAGAAATTTTAGTACAG CTGGAGTTGAAGAAGATGCTTCTGGATCGTATGGTGAACCTGCTGAGCCGCGGCTGCGTGGTGCCCGTGCTGCGCTACATCAAGCAGTGTTGGCAGAGAGGCGACACCGACATCTCCTTAATAAGATACTTCATCACGGAG